The Siniperca chuatsi isolate FFG_IHB_CAS linkage group LG2, ASM2008510v1, whole genome shotgun sequence genome window below encodes:
- the LOC122867472 gene encoding nuclear receptor subfamily 4 group A member 1-like isoform X1 → MPCVQTQYASLPHDSYFSSEFLNADLSAKLMMDISGQKDQLSTSSLPSINTLVGNGYMGEFDAYSCKITTSPPASTVSFSHAAVAESSCPQMQSQTFKLDDLQVYGCYPGSFALSCLDETMSSCGSDYYGSPVYAAASPPTLGFQSQSAPVWDSPFSPYPSAPSSSVAEKAAMAQQLSFFTFSPAPEQLSPLGQHQDAQPGHDDPFFLPPQQHVSPLHCPSMSLEHGPLESPRIVEGAMTSPKTHNPGSSEGRCAVCGDNASCQHYGVRTCEGCKGFFKRTVQKNAKYVCLANKDCPVDKRRRNRCQFCRFQKCLAVGMVKEVVRTDSLKGRRGRLPSKPKTVAEASSTIPGVNIIASLVRAHLDSNPTIGKLDYSKYQETVDNLKEKEDAGDIQQFYDLLTSTLDVIRNWAETIPGFTDFCTEDQELLLESSFVELFILRLAYRSNPEKNKLIFCNGVVLHRLQCVRSFGDWIDSIMDFSQSLHRMNLDISLFACLAALVIVTDRHGLKEPKRVEDFQNHLITSLREHVSGNGSEPSRTQPNYLSRLLGKLPELRTLCTQGLQRIFYLKLEDLVPPPPIVEKIFLDTLPF, encoded by the exons ATGCCCTGTGTACAAACCCAATATGCATCCCTGCCCCATGACAGCTACTTCAGCTCTGAGTTCTTGAATGCTGACCTCAGTGCCAAACTGATGATGGACATCAGTGGCCAAAAGGACCAGCTGTCTACGTCTTCGTTGCCCAGCATCAACACCTTGGTGGGAAATGGCTACATGGGGGAGTTTGATGCTTATTCCTGCAAGATTACAACCTCTCCTCCCGCCTCTACAGTTTCATTCAGCCATGCTGCGGTAGCTGAAAGCTCCTGCCCTCAGATGCAGAGCCAAACCTTCAAACTGGATGATCTTCAGGTGTATGGCTGTTACCCAGGATCCTTTGCGCTCAGCTGCCTTGATGAAACAATGTCGTCATGTGGCTCTGACTACTATGGTAGCCCAGTTTATGCCGCTGCTTCTCCTCCAACACTGGGCTTTCAGTCCCAGTCTGCACCTGTCTGGGATTCCCCTTTCAGCCCCTACCCCTCAGCCCCCTCGTCCTCTGTGGCTGAAAAAGCCGCCATGGCCCAGCAGCTCTCCTTTTTCACCTTCAGCCCCGCACCAGAGCAGCTCTCTCCCCTGGGGCAGCATCAGGATGCTCAGCCAGGCCACGACGACCCTTTCTTCCTGCCTCCTCAGCAGCATGTCTCTCCACTTCATTGTCCCTCCATGTCCCTGGAGCATGGACCCCTGGAAAGCCCCAGGATAGTGGAGGGGGCCATGACGTCGCCTAAAACCCACAACCCAGGATCCAGTGAGGGCCGCTGTGCAGTCTGTGGTGACAATGCATCCTGTCAGCACTATGGAGTCCGCACCTGTGAGGGCTGCAAAGGTTTCTTCAAG CGAACTGTACAGAAAAATGCAAAGTATGTGTGCCTCGCCAATAAAGACTGTCCAGtggacaagaggaggaggaaccgCTGCCAGTTCTGCCGTTTCCAGAAATGTCTCGCAGTGGGAATGGTCAAAGAAG TTGTTCGCACAGACAGCCTCAAAGGTCGCCGGGGTCGTttgccctccaaacccaagactGTGGCTGAGGCTTCATCCACCATCCCCGGTGTCAACATCATAGCCTCTCTTGTCAGGGCTCATTTGGACTCAAACCCAACCATTGGAAAGCTTGACTACTCCAAG taCCAAGAGACAGTGGACAAcctgaaagaaaaggaggatgCCGGTGATATCCAGCAGTTTTATGACCTGCTGACCAGTACTTTGGATGTAATAAGAAACTGGGCTGAAACCATCCCAGGATTTACAGATTTCTGCACAGAGGACCAGGAGCTGCTCCTCGAATCTTCCTTTGTTGAGCTCTTCATTCTGCGACTCGCATACAG GTCAAATCCCGAGAAGAACAAGCTGATCTTCTGTAACGGCGTGGTCCTCCACCGACTGCAGTGCGTTCGCAGTTTTGGTGACTGGATTGACTCCATCATGGATTTCTCCCAGAGCCTTCACCGCATGAACTTAGACATCTCCTTGTTTGCCTGCCTCGCAGCGCTAGTTATCGTCACAG ATCGCCATGGCCTCAAAGAGCCCAAACGGGTCGAGGACTTTCAGAATCATCTCATCACTTCTTTAAGGGAACACGTGAGCGGAAACGGATCAGAACCAAGCCGGACCCAGCCCAACTACCTTTCACGTCTTTTGGGCAAACTCCCCGAACTGAGGACTCTATGCACACAGGGCCTACAGCGCATCTTCTACCTGAAACTGGAGGACTTGGTTCCCCCTCCACCAATAGTGGAGAAAATCTTTTTGGATACTCTGCcgttctga
- the LOC122867472 gene encoding nuclear receptor subfamily 4 group A member 1-like isoform X2, with protein sequence MKSFKIWIFTRTSYFSSEFLNADLSAKLMMDISGQKDQLSTSSLPSINTLVGNGYMGEFDAYSCKITTSPPASTVSFSHAAVAESSCPQMQSQTFKLDDLQVYGCYPGSFALSCLDETMSSCGSDYYGSPVYAAASPPTLGFQSQSAPVWDSPFSPYPSAPSSSVAEKAAMAQQLSFFTFSPAPEQLSPLGQHQDAQPGHDDPFFLPPQQHVSPLHCPSMSLEHGPLESPRIVEGAMTSPKTHNPGSSEGRCAVCGDNASCQHYGVRTCEGCKGFFKRTVQKNAKYVCLANKDCPVDKRRRNRCQFCRFQKCLAVGMVKEVVRTDSLKGRRGRLPSKPKTVAEASSTIPGVNIIASLVRAHLDSNPTIGKLDYSKYQETVDNLKEKEDAGDIQQFYDLLTSTLDVIRNWAETIPGFTDFCTEDQELLLESSFVELFILRLAYRSNPEKNKLIFCNGVVLHRLQCVRSFGDWIDSIMDFSQSLHRMNLDISLFACLAALVIVTDRHGLKEPKRVEDFQNHLITSLREHVSGNGSEPSRTQPNYLSRLLGKLPELRTLCTQGLQRIFYLKLEDLVPPPPIVEKIFLDTLPF encoded by the exons ATGAAAAGCTTCAAAATCTGGATATTTACACGAACCAG CTACTTCAGCTCTGAGTTCTTGAATGCTGACCTCAGTGCCAAACTGATGATGGACATCAGTGGCCAAAAGGACCAGCTGTCTACGTCTTCGTTGCCCAGCATCAACACCTTGGTGGGAAATGGCTACATGGGGGAGTTTGATGCTTATTCCTGCAAGATTACAACCTCTCCTCCCGCCTCTACAGTTTCATTCAGCCATGCTGCGGTAGCTGAAAGCTCCTGCCCTCAGATGCAGAGCCAAACCTTCAAACTGGATGATCTTCAGGTGTATGGCTGTTACCCAGGATCCTTTGCGCTCAGCTGCCTTGATGAAACAATGTCGTCATGTGGCTCTGACTACTATGGTAGCCCAGTTTATGCCGCTGCTTCTCCTCCAACACTGGGCTTTCAGTCCCAGTCTGCACCTGTCTGGGATTCCCCTTTCAGCCCCTACCCCTCAGCCCCCTCGTCCTCTGTGGCTGAAAAAGCCGCCATGGCCCAGCAGCTCTCCTTTTTCACCTTCAGCCCCGCACCAGAGCAGCTCTCTCCCCTGGGGCAGCATCAGGATGCTCAGCCAGGCCACGACGACCCTTTCTTCCTGCCTCCTCAGCAGCATGTCTCTCCACTTCATTGTCCCTCCATGTCCCTGGAGCATGGACCCCTGGAAAGCCCCAGGATAGTGGAGGGGGCCATGACGTCGCCTAAAACCCACAACCCAGGATCCAGTGAGGGCCGCTGTGCAGTCTGTGGTGACAATGCATCCTGTCAGCACTATGGAGTCCGCACCTGTGAGGGCTGCAAAGGTTTCTTCAAG CGAACTGTACAGAAAAATGCAAAGTATGTGTGCCTCGCCAATAAAGACTGTCCAGtggacaagaggaggaggaaccgCTGCCAGTTCTGCCGTTTCCAGAAATGTCTCGCAGTGGGAATGGTCAAAGAAG TTGTTCGCACAGACAGCCTCAAAGGTCGCCGGGGTCGTttgccctccaaacccaagactGTGGCTGAGGCTTCATCCACCATCCCCGGTGTCAACATCATAGCCTCTCTTGTCAGGGCTCATTTGGACTCAAACCCAACCATTGGAAAGCTTGACTACTCCAAG taCCAAGAGACAGTGGACAAcctgaaagaaaaggaggatgCCGGTGATATCCAGCAGTTTTATGACCTGCTGACCAGTACTTTGGATGTAATAAGAAACTGGGCTGAAACCATCCCAGGATTTACAGATTTCTGCACAGAGGACCAGGAGCTGCTCCTCGAATCTTCCTTTGTTGAGCTCTTCATTCTGCGACTCGCATACAG GTCAAATCCCGAGAAGAACAAGCTGATCTTCTGTAACGGCGTGGTCCTCCACCGACTGCAGTGCGTTCGCAGTTTTGGTGACTGGATTGACTCCATCATGGATTTCTCCCAGAGCCTTCACCGCATGAACTTAGACATCTCCTTGTTTGCCTGCCTCGCAGCGCTAGTTATCGTCACAG ATCGCCATGGCCTCAAAGAGCCCAAACGGGTCGAGGACTTTCAGAATCATCTCATCACTTCTTTAAGGGAACACGTGAGCGGAAACGGATCAGAACCAAGCCGGACCCAGCCCAACTACCTTTCACGTCTTTTGGGCAAACTCCCCGAACTGAGGACTCTATGCACACAGGGCCTACAGCGCATCTTCTACCTGAAACTGGAGGACTTGGTTCCCCCTCCACCAATAGTGGAGAAAATCTTTTTGGATACTCTGCcgttctga